A genomic region of Cannabis sativa cultivar Pink pepper isolate KNU-18-1 chromosome 1, ASM2916894v1, whole genome shotgun sequence contains the following coding sequences:
- the LOC115706198 gene encoding laccase-4-like has protein sequence MIKIIMKSSSYYGSMLLKIVLLLSFLFPAMVDSLVRHYNFRVVLRNTTKLCSTKPIVTVNGHFPGPTLYAREDDNVVVRVTNHVTYNLTIHWHGVRQVRTGWADGPAYVTQCPIQPGKNYVYNFTLTGQRGTLLWHAHISWLRATLHGAIVILPKKSFPYPFPKPHAEKIIILGEWWKADVENVVNEATQAGLPPNVSDAHTINGFAGPFPNCSSQGYTLHVESGKTYLLRIINAALNDELFFKIAGHKLTVVEADAVYTKPFETDTIFVSPGQTTNAILKADKPIGNYLIVISPFMDAPIGFDNSTSFSKLQYKLNNSSTTHPSSTPQIAPTLFLTNIPPHNATPITKKFIDSLKSLNSIQYPTKVPLTVDHSLLFTIGVGLNPCDTCASGSKLVGNINNVTFDMPSVALLEAHYHNIKGVFTDDFPAKPPVVFNYTGPSPANIQTMNGTRLYRLSYNSSVQIVLQGTGVIAPESHPTHLHGFNFYVIGSGLGNFDPVKDPKLFNLVDPVERNTIGVPTAGWTAIRFRADNPGIWFLHCHLEVHTTWGLKMAFIVDNGFGPNESLPPPPNDLPQC, from the exons AAAGATTGTACTACTCCTTTCTTTCTTATTTCCGGCAATGGTTGACAGTTTGGTTCGTCACTACAATTTCAGA GTTGTATTGAGGAATACGACAAAGCTTTGCTCAACTAAACCCATTGTCACCGTCAACGGCCATTTTCCAGGTCCAACTCTTTACGCAAGGGAAGACGATAACGTGGTCGTAAGGGTCACAAACCACGTTACATACAACCTCACCATTCACTG GCATGGAGTGAGACAAGTCCGAACAGGTTGGGCTGATGGGCCAGCATATGTGACCCAATGCCCAATACAGCCAGGCAAAAACTACGTGTACAATTTCACCCTAACAGGTCAAAGGGGGACTCTACTTTGGCACGCCCATATCTCCTGGCTAAGAGCCACACTCCACGGCGCCATTGTCATTTTACCAAAGAAATCCTTTCCTTACCCTTTTCCAAAACCTCACGCCGAAAAGATCATCATTTTAG gtgAGTGGTGGAAAGCAGATGTTGAAAATGTGGTGAACGAAGCCACACAAGCTGGTCTTCCACCCAATGTCTCCGATGCTCACACCATTAATGGCTTTGCAGGACCTTTTCCTAATTGTTCTTCTCAGG GTTACACTCTACATGTGGAAAGTGGGAAGACATATTTACTACGAATCATAAACGCAGCCCTAAACGACGAGCTCTTCTTCAAGATCGCCGGCCACAAGCTGACCGTGGTGGAAGCCGATGCTGTCTACACCAAACCCTTCGAAACAGACACCATATTTGTCAGCCCAGGTCAAACCACAAACGCCATTCTCAAAGCAGACAAACCCATTGGCAACTACTTAATAGTAATTTCACCCTTCATGGACGCCCCAATAGGCTTTGACAACTCCACCTCATTCTCAAAATTACAATACAAACTCAATAATAGTAGTACTACTCATCCATCATCAACTCCCCAAATTGCTCCAACATTATTCTTAACCAACATTCCACCCCACAACGCAACcccaataacaaaaaaattcatTGACTCCCTCAAAAGCCTGAACTCCATCCAGTACCCAACAAAAGTCCCGTTGACCGTTGACCACTCTCTCCTCTTCACTATAGGAGTTGGGCTCAACCCGTGTGACACGTGTGCCAGTGGATCCAAACTTGTGGGAAATATAAACAACGTTACCTTTGACATGCCGTCTGTTGCTCTTCTTGAAGCACATTATCACAACATCAAGGGCGTTTTCACCGATGACTTTCCGGCCAAACCGCCGGTTGTTTTCAATTACACCGGGCCTTCTCCGGCGAATATCCAGACCATGAATGGGACGAGGCTTTACAGGTTGAGTTACAATTCGAGTGTACAGATCGTTTTGCAGGGTACGGGTGTGATAGCTCCTGAGAGCCACCCGACCCATTTGCATGGATTCAATTTCTACGTGATTGGAAGTGGATTAGGGAATTTTGACCCGGTAAAGGATCCGAAACTGTTTAATCTTGTTGACCCGGTTGAGAGGAACACTATTGGAGTACCAACTGCTGGATGGACTGCTATCAGGTTCAGGGCAGATAATCCAG GGATCTGGTTTTTGCACTGTCATTTAGAGGTGCACACAACTTGGGGTTTGAAGATGGCATTCATAGTGGATAATGGTTTTGGCCCAAATGAGTCTTTGCCACCACCGCCTAATGACCTTCCACAGTGTTAA